The Flavobacteriales bacterium genome contains the following window.
GGCGCAGCTTGTCGAAGACCTCCTTGATCTGGGTGAGGTTGCTCATTTGTTGGTGCCTTTAGCGGGCGTTGGCTTCGTGATGGAAATGGTACCGACCTCCAGCTGACCGTCACGCGTGCGGTACTGTTTCGGCTTGCCGCCTTTGAAATCCACTTCGAGCTTGGGGTCGAAGAGCAGTTTGCTCAAGCCGAGCAGCGCATCGGCGGTCCCTTTCTCGGGGAAGGTCTTGGTGAGCCACGCGGTGATGTCCTTCACCGGAAGCTCTTCGTTCAGCGCGTTCGGCAGTTCGTTCAACCACAAGAGGCGCACGTAGTCGGGCGGTGTCCCCTCGCTCTCCTCCCAGTTGAGCGTGGGCGGCGGCGTGGGCGGGTGGCTCACCACGGCGTCGATGATCTGGTTGATCACAGCATCGGTGGGCGGGCTCTCGATGCGCGCGTTGTCCGCGCTCACCACATACGTCATCGCCCAGTCGTCGAGCTTCATGGAGCGCAGTCGGCCCAGGGCCAAGCCGGCGCCATGGGCGATCGCACTGGCGCGGCGCAGCACGTCATAGAGCGGCTGTAGTTCCTTACGGCTTTCGTTCAGCGTGTGGATGGCGCGGCGGCGCAGCACGCGCAAGGCGCGCTCGTTGCGCTCGATGCTGTGGAGGTCGCGGTACACGCCCTGCTCGCGCGCCATACGCAAGGCCATGTCCGTTTCGTTCAGCGTGTTCACCAGCAGGCCGTCCACACGGACGATCTCCACCAGCGGGTGCACGTACTGGTCCATGAGCACCACGATGCGCAGGTAGCGCTCGCGCACGCTCACGCTGCTGCGGTCGGCGAGGTAGCGGGCCACTTCGGCCATCACGGCGCGGTGCGTGGCATCAAGGTCGTCGCGCATGCGGCGCAACGTGTGGTCGATCTCGTTGGTGGCCATGGCCACGCTCAAGGCGTCGCCGGCATCCACGCCCAGCTGCACGCGCTTGCGGGCGCTCTCCAGTGCGGCGGTGTAGCCCTGGATGATCTCAGGACTGGTGGGCGCAGCGTCGTTGTGCAGGAAGTTCAGCAGCTGCAAGAGCGGCTGCGCCATCACGTAGTGCGAGCTGCCCTCTTCGATGGGTACGATGATCTGCATCTCCAGCAGGCGGTCCCACGTGGTCTCGGGCAGTTCCTCGGCCGCATCGCTGAAGTTTCGGATGAGCTGCCGCACCTGTGCTTCGCTGATGTCGCCCGGCTTGATGGCGATGGCGTGCAGCAAGGGCACGTGCGTGGCGCAGAAGTCGAAGAAGCGTTTGGGGGTAACGTGCATGTGTTTCATCCCGCCCTTGCGGGGGGCGTCCCGTTGACCTGTCGCGCTTTTCATCAGCGCACAACAAGCACGCGAGATTAAGCCGGCCTGCCCGCCCGCACAGGCGCGAGTTTTCGACAGGTGTTGGTAACCGCCGTTCAGCTCTTGCGCCAATCGGCGCCAGGAATGACGCGCTTCATGAATTGATCGAACAGCGGAACCGTGAACGCGGTGTCTCCATGGTTGGGGCTCCAGATCATGCCTTTTGAGATCAAGTTGTTGCGCCGAGGCCCTAGCGCAGTCACCTCCATGCGCAACAACTGGGCAATGTCACCGGACCGATGAGGCCCGGGGCCTAGCTCGGCCATAGCGCGCAAGTAAATCTTTTCAGCGGGTGTGAGCCTGTCGAACCTGACCCTGAAAAAGCTCTCGTCGAGCGCAGCCACAGCGCTGGTTGACGCGACTAGGACGTCTGCCTCTGTGATTGGTGAGCGATCGGCCGCATCCCATGCGTGCTTTCCCCATTCTTGGATGAAGTACGGATAGCCTTCGGTTTTCTCGACTATCATTTCGACTGCACGACCCTCGATTTCCACGTTCTGTTGATTGGCGGGCGCCTCGATTGCTTGCCGTGCATCAGAAGGTTGCAGTGGTCCGATGGTGGGAAAGTCGAATAGTCGCTCCGCATAGGATTTGGCGTCGCCCATGCGCCCCCTGAGTTGCGGCAGGCCCGCACCGATCAGGATTATAGGCAAACGTCGTTGAGCGCATCTGTGCATGGCCGTGATCAATGCGGCCATTTGTGGCTCAGGCACGTACTGCAGTTCGTCGATGAAGATGGCCAGAACGGTATCGGCTTTGGCGGCGGCCTGACCCGCCGCTTCCATCAGGGCTTGGAGGTCGTGTTCGAGATCACCGTTGTCGGCCAAGCCTGGTTCCGGTTCAAAGTCGAAGCCCACTTCAATGTCTCCGTATTTGACCTTCAGGGCCTTCGCGAAGCCGGCGAGACCACGAAGCGCTCGTTGTGCAAGGTCTTTCGCGTTCGCGTTTCGCGAGAGCCGCAAAAGAGCTTGCCTCAGTTGGGGAACGAGAAGCGCGGGGAGCGACCCCTTTTCCTTGGCTTC
Protein-coding sequences here:
- a CDS encoding ATP-binding protein, with protein sequence MDPIRNPFAPGAGTQPPELVGRDELLETVRIAIARIRLGNPAKSLMLVGLRGVGKTVLLDRMREDAESTGAQTLRIEAKEKGSLPALLVPQLRQALLRLSRNANAKDLAQRALRGLAGFAKALKVKYGDIEVGFDFEPEPGLADNGDLEHDLQALMEAAGQAAAKADTVLAIFIDELQYVPEPQMAALITAMHRCAQRRLPIILIGAGLPQLRGRMGDAKSYAERLFDFPTIGPLQPSDARQAIEAPANQQNVEIEGRAVEMIVEKTEGYPYFIQEWGKHAWDAADRSPITEADVLVASTSAVAALDESFFRVRFDRLTPAEKIYLRAMAELGPGPHRSGDIAQLLRMEVTALGPRRNNLISKGMIWSPNHGDTAFTVPLFDQFMKRVIPGADWRKS